One part of the Dermacentor andersoni chromosome 2, qqDerAnde1_hic_scaffold, whole genome shotgun sequence genome encodes these proteins:
- the LOC126543008 gene encoding RNA-binding protein MEX3B, with amino-acid sequence MPASLFPEMERSSGGLEDQRALQLALELSMLGLNNENDSLHPNLEADTRNKKSQNTTECVPVPSSEHVAEIVGRQGCKIKALRAKTNTYIKTPVRGEEPVFVVTGRKEDVAAAKREILSAAEHFSQIRAQRKNHLNGSLAPGPNSNIPGQTTLQVRVPYRVVGLVVGPKGATIKRIQQQTNTYIVTPSRDKEPVFEVTGLPESVEAAKREIEAHIAMRTGGGLGEEEPSEFSEVFGFPPKLYGFAYESDEGLGDSPTFDPAGLPWDGRVAPRSGGVDSVASSPTDSLGSGPKRGKRDCVVCFESEVVAALVPCGHNMFCMECANRVCGKLEPLCPVCNQPCAHAMRIYS; translated from the exons ATGCCTGCTAGTCTGTTTCCCGAGATGGAGCGCAGCAGCGGGGGTCTCGAAGACCAACGAGCGCTGCAGTTAGCGCTCGAGCTCTCTATGCTGGGACTGAACAACGAAAATGACTCTCTGCATCCTAACCTGGAAGCGGACACGAGGAACAAAAAAAGCCAGAACACGACGGAGTGCGTCCCTGTGCCTAGTTCAGAGCACGTCGCTGAGATCGTCGGCCGGCAAG GCTGCAAAATTAAGGCCCTTCGTGCCAAGACCAACACATACATCAAGACACCAGTGCGAGGAGAGGAGCCTGTGTTTGTGGTCACTGGACGGAAAGAGGACGTTGCAGCAGCGAAGCGAGAAATACTGTCAGCAGCTGAGCACTTCAGCCAGATTCGAGCACAGCGAAAGAACCACCTCAACGGCAGCTTGGCCCCAGGCCCCAACTCTAACATTCCAG GCCAGACAACGTTGCAGGTACGAGTGCCGTACCGAGTAGTAGGGCTAGTAGTCGGACCCAAAGGAGCCACCATCAAGCGTATCCAGCAGCAGACCAACACGTACATCGTCACCCCTAGCAGAGACAAGGAGCCCGTGTTTGAGGTGACGGGCCTGCCGGAAAGCGTGGAAGCAGCCAAGCGAGAGATCGAGGCGCACATAGCCATGCGCACAGGCGGTGGGCTTGGCGAAGAGGAGCCCTCGGAATTTTCGGAGGTGTTTGGCTTCCCGCCCAAGCTGTACGGCTTCGCATACGAGTCGGACGAGGGCCTTGGAGACTCTCCGACTTTCGACCCCGCGGGGCTACCCTGGGACGGTCGGGTAGCGCCACGCAGTGGCGGTGTGGACAGCGTGGCTAGCTCACCGACCGACTCCCTGGGCTCGGGCCCCAAGCGGGGCAAGCGCGACTGCGTGGTGTGCTTTGAGAGCGAGGTGGTGGCGGCACTGGTGCCCTGCGGCCACAACATGTTCTGCATGGAATGCGCCAACCGGGTGTGCGGCAAGCTCGAGCCCCTGTGCCCCGTGTGCAACCAGCCGTGCGCGCATGCGATGCGCATCTACTCCTAG